From a single Bacillus pseudomycoides DSM 12442 genomic region:
- a CDS encoding GNAT family N-acetyltransferase gives MVTIKCIDASETYELRQKILRPTQQLEDCKYPSDYETNSFHLGAFLNDKLISIASFSHEIPPSLQGNHHYRLRGMATVPTFRKQHAGSSLIQQAEVILKERQAEILWCNARITVTDYYKRLGFLEHGETFDIHPIGLHKLMYKTL, from the coding sequence ATGGTTACAATTAAATGTATTGACGCCTCCGAAACATACGAACTACGTCAAAAAATTTTACGTCCAACTCAACAGTTGGAAGATTGTAAATACCCATCTGATTACGAAACAAATTCCTTTCATCTCGGTGCCTTCTTAAATGATAAACTCATTAGCATTGCTTCGTTCTCTCATGAAATCCCCCCTTCCTTACAGGGTAACCATCACTATCGTTTACGAGGCATGGCTACAGTACCCACCTTTCGGAAACAACATGCCGGTAGCTCATTAATCCAACAAGCTGAAGTAATCTTAAAAGAGCGTCAAGCAGAGATATTATGGTGTAATGCTCGTATTACCGTTACAGATTACTACAAACGATTAGGATTCCTTGAGCATGGTGAAACATTCGATATACATCCGATTGGACTTCATAAATTAATGTATAAAACATTATGA
- the qoxD gene encoding cytochrome aa3 quinol oxidase subunit IV — protein MGQNNTQANAHSGFPWSHVFGFILSLALTFLAVYVTLYTSLPLSTILTAILVMAVAQAALQFVMFMHMTEGEGVIQTITIVFHFFIAAVTVVGTVWIFFSM, from the coding sequence ATGGGACAAAACAATACTCAAGCAAACGCACATAGCGGTTTTCCATGGTCACACGTTTTCGGATTTATTTTATCGCTTGCATTAACGTTCCTCGCTGTATATGTAACGTTATATACAAGCTTGCCACTTTCAACAATCTTAACAGCCATTCTTGTAATGGCAGTGGCACAAGCAGCATTGCAATTTGTTATGTTTATGCACATGACAGAAGGCGAAGGAGTAATACAAACAATCACAATCGTATTCCACTTTTTCATCGCTGCAGTAACGGTTGTTGGTACAGTTTGGATTTTCTTCTCTATGTAA
- a CDS encoding helix-turn-helix transcriptional regulator codes for MAVSKIKVARVQLDLTQQQLAEKVGVTRQTISLIEKGKYNPSLDLCLKICYAVNQTLNDLFWEDKE; via the coding sequence TTGGCTGTAAGTAAAATAAAGGTCGCTCGTGTTCAGTTAGATTTAACACAACAACAATTAGCAGAAAAAGTAGGAGTTACACGGCAAACGATTAGTTTAATTGAAAAAGGAAAATATAATCCTTCTTTAGATTTGTGTTTAAAAATTTGTTATGCCGTAAATCAAACGTTAAATGATTTATTTTGGGAGGATAAGGAGTGA
- the qoxA gene encoding cytochrome aa3 quinol oxidase subunit II has protein sequence MQLKKKFWKLASLLPLSLLLFLGGCDKKLAVLNPQGPVAKTQYDLIVWSFILMSLIIAIVFILFTVILIRYREKPENMDYEPPDIHGNTLLEIIWTIFPVIIVIALSIPTVKATFASEKQPEQTKDMKPVEIYVTSANWKWLFSYPEENIETVNYLNVPAGVPIQFKLTSVGPMNAFWIPELGGMKYTMDGMIMDLYLQADKPGSYIGRSANFSGEGFTDMEFELEAKTKEKYDKWVKEVKETAKPLTEEKYNEIIKPGVVGRMTFTNTHLKYVDPKSLEYCDYNYYKNKK, from the coding sequence GTGCAACTGAAAAAAAAATTTTGGAAGTTGGCTTCGCTTCTTCCACTATCACTACTCTTGTTCCTCGGTGGCTGTGATAAAAAACTTGCAGTATTAAATCCGCAGGGGCCTGTTGCAAAAACACAGTATGATTTAATCGTTTGGTCATTCATACTCATGTCGTTGATTATTGCAATTGTATTTATCTTGTTTACAGTCATCTTGATTCGTTACCGTGAAAAACCAGAAAATATGGACTATGAGCCACCTGATATACACGGTAATACTCTTTTAGAAATTATCTGGACTATTTTCCCTGTTATCATCGTGATTGCATTGTCAATCCCAACAGTAAAAGCAACATTTGCATCGGAAAAGCAGCCAGAGCAAACAAAAGATATGAAACCAGTTGAAATTTACGTTACATCTGCCAACTGGAAATGGTTATTCAGTTATCCAGAGGAAAATATTGAAACCGTTAACTATTTAAATGTACCAGCAGGTGTACCAATTCAATTTAAGCTAACTTCTGTTGGTCCAATGAATGCCTTCTGGATTCCAGAGCTTGGTGGTATGAAATACACAATGGATGGCATGATTATGGACTTATATCTACAGGCTGATAAGCCAGGTTCTTACATTGGCCGTAGCGCAAACTTCTCTGGTGAAGGATTCACTGACATGGAATTTGAGCTTGAAGCAAAAACAAAAGAAAAGTATGACAAGTGGGTAAAAGAAGTAAAAGAAACTGCTAAACCACTTACAGAAGAAAAATACAATGAAATCATTAAACCTGGTGTAGTAGGGCGTATGACATTCACTAATACACATTTAAAATACGTAGATCCAAAATCACTTGAATATTGTGATTACAACTACTACAAAAACAAAAAGTAA
- a CDS encoding monovalent cation:proton antiporter family protein — MEHHSSVLSLMIVVAIAFFIPLLLQRFKLKALPVVVAEIIAGIFVGKSGFNIIEPDMWLQVLSTLGFIFLMFLSGLEIDFSIFKQKGKKNKTNEPNTFQAASIIFLFIFILSYALSLIFVWLGFVDNAMFMTLIISTISLGVVVPTLKENNLGKTAIGQIILLVAVIADLVTMILLAVFVGLNSESGQSMWLLLVLFGAGIVIYFVARRFKNIPYLESLKAGSVQIDTRAVFALILILVGLSESVGAENILGAFLAGVLVSLLSPNEDMVEKLDSIGYGFFIPIFFVMVGVNLEVWSIFKEPSSMLMIPILIVGLFISKLLPSLVLRKWYPRNIVLGSAILLTSTLSLVIAAAQIGEKLNIISPSLSASLILSAVITCIFAPVLFKKMFPKVETPKPRVSIIGASRITLPLSLDLKREDYDVTLYMMRQNKVNAEEAKSHDFPIVKLDTITIELLEEQKAFDADRVVVATSDDEQNLLLAEHAKELGVEHVIASVEDPLLQEKATQEHIAVFSTINSTRILLRALIDKPSLVRLITTANETVREVELRSNTYNGLPLRRLPFLGDVLIIQIYRGNKALIPHGDTKLQNGDTLLVTGSKEHIDTMKSILE, encoded by the coding sequence GTGGAACACCATTCCTCAGTCCTATCACTTATGATTGTTGTCGCAATCGCGTTTTTCATTCCCCTTTTGTTACAACGCTTTAAACTAAAAGCACTTCCTGTCGTTGTTGCCGAAATTATTGCAGGAATTTTTGTGGGAAAAAGTGGATTTAATATTATCGAGCCAGATATGTGGCTACAAGTTTTATCAACGCTAGGATTTATCTTCTTAATGTTCTTAAGCGGTTTAGAAATTGATTTTTCTATCTTTAAACAAAAAGGGAAAAAGAATAAGACGAATGAACCCAATACGTTCCAAGCAGCAAGCATTATCTTCTTATTTATTTTCATCTTATCCTATGCCCTATCACTTATATTTGTATGGCTTGGATTTGTAGATAACGCGATGTTCATGACATTGATTATCTCAACGATTTCTTTAGGTGTTGTTGTCCCAACACTAAAAGAAAACAACTTAGGAAAAACAGCAATCGGTCAAATTATTTTGTTAGTCGCCGTTATTGCGGACTTAGTGACAATGATTTTACTCGCTGTTTTCGTTGGATTAAACTCTGAAAGCGGTCAGAGCATGTGGCTTCTTCTCGTTCTATTTGGGGCAGGTATTGTAATTTACTTTGTTGCAAGACGCTTTAAAAATATTCCATACCTGGAAAGCCTAAAAGCTGGTAGTGTACAAATTGACACACGTGCTGTTTTTGCGCTTATTTTAATACTAGTCGGATTATCTGAATCTGTTGGTGCAGAAAACATTTTAGGAGCCTTTTTAGCAGGTGTACTCGTATCCTTATTATCACCAAATGAAGATATGGTTGAAAAACTCGATTCCATCGGATATGGTTTCTTCATTCCAATCTTCTTCGTAATGGTCGGTGTAAATTTAGAAGTATGGTCTATTTTTAAAGAGCCTTCTAGTATGTTAATGATTCCAATTTTAATTGTCGGACTCTTTATTTCAAAACTATTGCCATCACTCGTGCTAAGAAAATGGTATCCTCGTAACATCGTATTAGGAAGTGCCATTTTACTAACATCGACACTTTCATTAGTTATTGCCGCAGCACAAATTGGTGAAAAGTTAAATATTATTAGTCCGAGTCTGTCTGCTTCACTTATCTTGAGTGCAGTTATTACATGTATTTTTGCACCTGTATTATTTAAAAAGATGTTTCCAAAAGTGGAAACACCAAAACCAAGAGTTTCTATTATTGGTGCAAGTCGAATCACGCTTCCATTATCACTTGATTTAAAACGCGAAGACTATGATGTAACACTATACATGATGCGTCAAAATAAAGTAAATGCCGAGGAAGCAAAATCTCATGACTTCCCAATCGTAAAACTAGATACAATTACAATAGAACTATTAGAAGAACAAAAAGCCTTCGACGCAGATCGAGTTGTCGTCGCAACAAGTGATGATGAGCAAAACTTATTATTAGCAGAACACGCAAAAGAATTAGGCGTTGAGCATGTCATTGCAAGTGTAGAAGATCCTCTTTTACAGGAAAAAGCAACGCAAGAGCATATTGCTGTATTCTCGACGATTAACTCCACACGCATTTTATTACGTGCACTCATTGATAAGCCGAGTCTCGTTCGTTTAATTACGACTGCGAATGAAACGGTTCGTGAAGTGGAATTACGTAGTAATACATATAACGGTTTACCGCTTCGTCGCTTGCCATTCCTAGGTGACGTACTCATCATTCAAATTTATCGCGGTAATAAAGCATTAATACCACACGGTGATACAAAATTACAAAATGGTGATACACTTCTTGTAACAGGATCAAAAGAGCACATTGATACAATGAAAAGCATATTAGAATAG
- the qoxC gene encoding cytochrome aa3 quinol oxidase subunit III has product MAALDKSLPLEYQSEQSRLNILGFWIFLGAEIVLFATLFASYLVLAGRTADGPTPAQLFELKTLLIQTLLLLTSSFTCGIAIHEMRKHNQKAMLGWFIFTLILGAGFLFFEVEEFMAYVAEGATIQTSGFLSGFFVLLGTHGAHVTAGIIWATCVVIQILKRGLTPVTARKVFIISLYWHFLDVVWIFIYTLVYLNGMVA; this is encoded by the coding sequence ATGGCGGCTTTAGATAAAAGCTTACCTCTAGAATATCAATCCGAACAAAGCAGATTGAATATTTTAGGGTTTTGGATTTTTCTTGGGGCTGAAATCGTGCTGTTCGCAACACTTTTCGCCTCTTATCTAGTACTTGCTGGTCGTACGGCTGATGGCCCTACACCAGCTCAGCTGTTTGAACTTAAAACCCTTTTAATTCAAACGCTCCTACTTTTAACAAGTAGTTTTACATGCGGTATCGCAATTCATGAAATGCGTAAGCACAACCAAAAAGCAATGTTAGGATGGTTCATCTTCACATTAATTTTAGGTGCAGGCTTCCTTTTCTTTGAAGTTGAAGAGTTTATGGCTTATGTTGCAGAAGGCGCAACAATCCAAACAAGCGGATTCTTATCTGGATTCTTCGTTCTTCTTGGAACGCATGGTGCCCACGTAACAGCTGGTATCATTTGGGCAACTTGTGTTGTTATCCAAATTTTAAAACGAGGTTTAACACCAGTTACAGCTCGTAAAGTATTTATTATCAGCTTATACTGGCATTTCCTTGATGTTGTTTGGATCTTCATTTACACACTAGTTTACTTGAATGGGATGGTGGCGTAA
- the qoxB gene encoding cytochrome aa3 quinol oxidase subunit I encodes MKLDEFFVTGDPIIYGADVSIVLVTLAILFVLTKYKKWRWLWDEWLTSVDHKKIGVMYIISAIVMMFRGGMDGLMIRAQLTFPDTTYLNAEHYNGIFTTHGTVMILFMAMPFVMGLMNVVVPLQIGARDVAYPFLNALSFWLFFVGAMLFNIAFVIGGSPDAGWTSYFPMAGTEFSPGVGNNFYAIALQISGLGTLMTGINFMVTILKMRAPGMKLMQMPMFTWSILITCVIIIFAFPVLTVALALMTFDRLFDAHFFTMASGGMPMLWANLFWVWGHPEVYIVILPAFGIFSEIVSTFSRKRLFGYTAMVYSMVAIAALSGLVWLHHFFTMGAGPAVNSFFSISTMAISIPTGVKIFNWLFTLYKGRIRFTVPMLWSLAFIPNFVIGGVTGVMLAMAAADYQYHNSYFLIAHFHYVLIAGTVFAMLAGFTFWYPKMTGHMLNERLGKWTFWIFMSGFNICFFPMYFLGLDGMTRRMYTYSADLGWGWLNQIASVGAVMMAIGFALLCYNVVYSIRHGERDVTGDPWDARTLEWATQSPVQHYNFAKLPEIKSSDVFWEMKKNGETITPKPEELKPIHMPSTTGVPIIMSCFIGLAGFALVFSWFWLAIVGGIGMLGCMIWRSFDYDDGYYVSVDEIKKTEHVA; translated from the coding sequence GTGAAGCTTGATGAATTTTTTGTCACAGGCGATCCGATTATCTATGGAGCGGACGTATCTATTGTTCTTGTGACGTTAGCGATCCTTTTTGTGCTAACAAAGTACAAAAAATGGAGATGGCTTTGGGATGAGTGGTTAACTTCTGTTGACCATAAGAAAATTGGGGTTATGTATATCATTTCAGCAATTGTAATGATGTTCCGCGGCGGTATGGACGGCTTAATGATTCGTGCCCAGTTAACGTTCCCTGACACAACATATTTAAACGCTGAACACTATAATGGTATATTTACAACACACGGTACGGTTATGATTCTCTTCATGGCAATGCCGTTTGTTATGGGACTTATGAACGTTGTTGTTCCTCTTCAAATTGGAGCACGTGACGTTGCATATCCTTTCTTAAATGCATTAAGTTTTTGGTTATTCTTCGTAGGTGCTATGTTATTTAACATCGCCTTCGTTATCGGTGGTTCTCCAGACGCTGGGTGGACATCATACTTCCCAATGGCTGGTACAGAATTCTCACCTGGAGTAGGAAATAATTTCTATGCAATTGCATTGCAGATTTCAGGTCTCGGGACGCTGATGACAGGGATTAACTTCATGGTAACAATCTTAAAAATGCGTGCACCAGGCATGAAGTTAATGCAAATGCCAATGTTTACATGGTCTATTCTAATTACATGTGTAATCATTATCTTTGCTTTCCCAGTATTAACAGTTGCTCTTGCATTAATGACATTCGACCGTCTATTTGATGCTCACTTCTTTACAATGGCAAGCGGCGGTATGCCAATGCTTTGGGCGAACTTGTTCTGGGTATGGGGTCACCCTGAAGTATATATCGTTATTTTACCGGCATTCGGTATTTTCTCTGAAATCGTAAGTACATTCTCACGCAAGCGCTTATTTGGATATACAGCAATGGTGTATTCAATGGTTGCAATCGCAGCTCTAAGTGGTCTTGTATGGCTGCATCACTTCTTTACAATGGGTGCAGGACCAGCAGTTAACTCATTCTTCTCGATTTCAACAATGGCAATTTCTATCCCAACCGGTGTTAAAATCTTTAACTGGTTGTTTACGCTTTATAAAGGTCGTATCCGTTTTACAGTTCCAATGCTTTGGTCATTGGCATTTATTCCAAACTTCGTAATTGGTGGAGTTACGGGTGTTATGCTTGCGATGGCAGCAGCTGACTATCAATACCATAACAGCTACTTCCTAATCGCTCACTTCCACTACGTATTAATCGCTGGTACAGTATTCGCGATGCTTGCTGGATTTACATTCTGGTATCCGAAGATGACTGGTCATATGCTAAATGAACGCCTTGGTAAATGGACATTCTGGATCTTTATGAGTGGATTTAACATTTGTTTCTTCCCAATGTACTTCTTAGGTTTAGATGGTATGACTCGTCGTATGTACACTTACTCTGCAGACCTTGGATGGGGTTGGTTAAACCAAATCGCATCTGTCGGTGCAGTAATGATGGCAATTGGCTTCGCCTTATTATGCTACAACGTAGTTTATAGCATTCGTCACGGTGAGCGCGATGTAACCGGAGATCCTTGGGATGCTCGTACACTTGAGTGGGCAACACAATCTCCAGTACAACATTACAATTTCGCAAAATTACCAGAAATTAAGTCTAGTGATGTATTCTGGGAAATGAAGAAGAACGGCGAAACTATTACACCAAAACCTGAAGAGTTGAAACCAATTCATATGCCAAGTACTACAGGCGTTCCAATCATTATGTCTTGTTTTATCGGTCTTGCAGGTTTTGCACTAGTATTTAGCTGGTTCTGGTTAGCAATTGTCGGTGGTATTGGTATGTTAGGTTGTATGATCTGGCGCTCGTTTGATTACGACGACGGATATTACGTTAGCGTAGATGAAATTAAAAAGACAGAACATGTTGCATGA
- a CDS encoding DUF4022 family protein translates to MNHTMSISTLALLLLAEVLVAIILIGISIEICSYGWKKPNGTKYFCLFLSLIIGTCSILGLCVAPAYFFLQLIEKSS, encoded by the coding sequence ATGAATCACACTATGTCTATTTCAACTTTAGCTCTTTTATTATTAGCAGAGGTACTTGTAGCCATTATTCTCATCGGTATTAGCATTGAAATTTGCAGCTATGGATGGAAGAAGCCAAATGGAACGAAATACTTTTGTCTCTTTCTTTCCCTTATTATTGGTACTTGTAGCATATTAGGCCTTTGTGTTGCGCCGGCCTATTTCTTTTTACAACTCATAGAAAAATCTTCATAA
- a CDS encoding NCS2 family permease: protein MFQLQKYNTSVKQEILAGITTFFTFAYILVINPKILSDAGVPFDQAFTATIIATVVGTLCMAFLANYPIVIAPAMGMNAYFAYSVVQKAEGITYGIAFSAVFVTGIIFLLLSFTSFRQKLIVAIPDSLKQAIAGGIGLFIAFIGLRLSGIIVDHPSNLVTIGDFHSPAVILTLIGLVLAAVLMALRVSGALFISMIVTGIIAFFTGQLKFEDKIAAIPHLPKGIIVSNPMTALSDVIEYGLYGVVFSFLLVLLFDTTGALLGLIKQAGLSTDNTEKRFGKAFIADAIGGTTGAVFGTSPTAATIESSAGIAAGGKTGLTSIVVICLTIVTAFFSPVIASLSSVAAITAPSLIIVGSLMAQSIRDINWNEFEDALPAFLIFVGIPLTSSIANGIALGFLIYPILKIVKGKGMEVHPLLYFFAILFGCHLFL from the coding sequence ATGTTTCAATTACAAAAGTATAACACTTCTGTGAAGCAAGAGATTTTAGCTGGCATCACAACGTTTTTTACATTTGCGTACATTCTTGTCATCAATCCGAAAATATTGTCTGATGCAGGTGTACCTTTTGATCAAGCATTTACGGCAACCATTATTGCGACAGTTGTCGGAACACTATGTATGGCGTTTTTAGCAAATTATCCGATTGTCATTGCTCCAGCAATGGGGATGAATGCGTACTTTGCTTATTCTGTTGTACAAAAGGCAGAAGGCATTACATATGGCATTGCGTTTTCAGCAGTATTTGTAACAGGTATTATTTTTCTTTTACTATCCTTCACATCATTTCGTCAAAAGCTTATTGTAGCAATTCCAGATAGTTTAAAACAGGCTATTGCGGGTGGAATTGGGTTATTTATTGCTTTCATTGGTCTTCGTTTATCCGGGATTATCGTTGATCATCCATCTAATTTAGTTACAATTGGAGATTTTCATTCACCAGCTGTTATTTTAACACTAATTGGTTTAGTGTTAGCAGCAGTGTTAATGGCATTACGTGTGAGTGGTGCACTATTTATTAGTATGATTGTGACGGGCATCATTGCCTTTTTTACAGGTCAACTTAAGTTTGAGGATAAAATTGCAGCTATCCCTCACTTACCAAAGGGAATCATTGTTTCAAATCCGATGACTGCGTTATCTGATGTGATTGAATATGGATTATACGGAGTTGTGTTTTCATTTTTACTTGTACTGTTATTTGATACAACCGGTGCCTTGCTTGGTTTAATTAAACAAGCTGGTTTAAGTACAGATAACACTGAAAAACGTTTCGGTAAAGCATTTATTGCTGATGCAATCGGTGGTACAACGGGAGCAGTATTCGGGACAAGTCCGACAGCAGCAACGATTGAATCATCAGCGGGAATTGCAGCAGGTGGTAAAACAGGATTAACAAGTATTGTAGTAATCTGCTTAACGATAGTTACTGCATTTTTCAGTCCTGTTATTGCCTCTTTATCAAGTGTAGCAGCAATTACTGCTCCATCATTAATCATTGTAGGAAGTCTAATGGCACAAAGTATTCGCGATATTAACTGGAATGAATTTGAAGATGCATTACCGGCGTTTTTAATTTTCGTAGGGATTCCATTAACATCTAGTATTGCGAATGGAATTGCACTTGGATTTTTAATCTATCCTATCTTAAAGATTGTGAAAGGGAAAGGGATGGAAGTTCATCCGCTTCTTTATTTCTTTGCGATTTTGTTTGGATGTCATTTATTTTTATAA